One part of the Rhizophagus irregularis chromosome 25, complete sequence genome encodes these proteins:
- a CDS encoding uncharacterized protein (SECRETED:cutsite_VKA-QI; SECRETED:prob_0.6318); SECRETED:SignalP(1-18): MINYIFTCLNIFSFLVKAQIKDKIDIHVKKKGKATTYIKGKDNKNEIIPMDNTAKLSYRDVLVKAQVKDKIDIHVKKEDKATKENNKNEIILIDNTTKLSYHDVLVKVQVKDKINIHVKKEDGATTYIKGKYNKNEIIPMDNTAKLSENKNMEEEEYMDFINKHSKRQRTVQELLFKAIEAISLSPRRIIKYDLDNENYDDLPDMPQEDLTEEQQDQLILKSLCEAYKGTKAGEYYSKAFEMLKEGC; the protein is encoded by the exons atgataaattatatttttacttgtcttaacatattttcttttcttgttaAAGCACAAATCAAAGACAAAATCGATATTCACGTGAAGAAAAAAGGTAAAGCTACCACTTATATTAAAGGAaaagacaataaaaatgaaatcataCCAATGGATAATACCGCAAAATTATCTTATCGTGATGTTCTTGTTAAAG CACAAGTTAAAGATAAAATCGATATTCATGtgaaaaaagaagataaagctaccaaagaaaacaataaaaatgaaatcataCTAATAGATAATACCACAAAATTATCTTACCATGATGTTCTTGTTAAAG taCAAGTCAAAGACAAAATCAATATTCATGTGAAGAAAGAAGATGGAGCTACCACTTATATTAAAggaaaatacaataaaaatgaaattataccaATGGATAATACTGCAAAAttatctgaaaataaaaatatggagGAAGAGGAATATAtggattttataaataaacattcTAAACGTCAGCGAACTGTGCAGGAATTATTGTTTAAGGCAATAGAAGCTATCTCATTATCACCAAGAAGGATAATCAAATATGATTTAGATAATGAAAACTATGATGATTTACCTGATATGCCACAAGAAGATTTGACTGAGGAACAACAGGACCAACTTATTTTGAAGTCATTATGTGAAGCCTACAAAGGTACAAAAGCTGGTGAATATTATAGTAAAGCCTTTGAAATGCTGAAAGAAGGATGTTAA